The Candidatus Nitrosocosmicus franklandus genome contains a region encoding:
- a CDS encoding alcohol dehydrogenase catalytic domain-containing protein, with product MKAAVLEKSKVVVKDINLPKIGKKEILIRMKACGICGSDLEKVFGRYGMKSSRIGHEPVGQVMKVGREISNFKKGDRVFVHHHVPCYSCRFCYSGDYTMCDIYQKSNIEPCGLSEFILVPELNVVKGGVVKIPDGITYEHAALIEPVACCLRSLDKIDIKKSDSISIFGAGPTGLMHLILLKCSGVSKIIVVDVNDFRLDFAKRIDPNITTIDVGAMDDEHFQKKMESIVGKDGVDKSIICTSSKSAFINSLEITRRGGTISLFGVPPKDKGYDIDLNKIYSKELKIIPSYATSEKEIHQVIRLMENDIINLEPLITHKFSLAESEKAFLCAHKGNDSMKIIITTE from the coding sequence ATGAAAGCTGCAGTTCTCGAGAAAAGTAAGGTTGTAGTAAAAGATATTAATTTGCCAAAAATTGGCAAAAAGGAAATATTGATAAGGATGAAAGCCTGTGGGATTTGTGGTTCAGATTTAGAAAAGGTTTTTGGAAGGTATGGTATGAAATCGTCGAGAATCGGACATGAACCTGTGGGGCAGGTTATGAAAGTGGGCCGGGAAATATCCAATTTTAAAAAAGGAGACAGGGTGTTTGTTCATCATCACGTACCATGTTATTCATGTAGATTTTGCTATAGTGGAGATTATACAATGTGTGACATTTATCAAAAGAGTAACATTGAACCTTGTGGATTATCAGAATTCATTCTTGTTCCTGAATTGAACGTAGTAAAAGGAGGTGTCGTAAAGATCCCCGATGGAATTACTTACGAACATGCTGCTCTCATAGAACCAGTTGCCTGCTGCTTGCGCTCTCTTGATAAGATCGATATAAAAAAATCAGATTCTATATCTATTTTTGGAGCTGGACCTACGGGCCTGATGCATCTGATTTTATTAAAGTGTTCAGGTGTTTCAAAGATTATTGTTGTGGATGTAAACGACTTTAGACTGGACTTTGCCAAAAGAATAGATCCAAACATAACTACTATTGATGTCGGTGCAATGGATGATGAACACTTTCAGAAGAAAATGGAATCAATTGTTGGGAAGGATGGTGTTGACAAATCAATCATTTGTACAAGTAGCAAGTCGGCTTTCATTAATTCACTTGAAATAACTCGACGTGGGGGAACTATTTCGTTATTTGGAGTTCCTCCTAAGGACAAAGGATATGATATAGATTTAAACAAAATATATTCTAAAGAATTAAAAATAATCCCCAGTTATGCAACGTCAGAAAAAGAAATTCATCAGGTCATAAGGTTGATGGAAAACGATATTATTAACTTGGAACCCTTAATTACTCACAAGTTCAGTTTGGCCGAATCTGAAAAGGCCTTTTTGTGTGCTCACAAAGGAAATGATTCTATGAAAATCATCATTACAACTGAATAA
- a CDS encoding prenyltransferase, which yields MNFQLNVWLRAIRYRFLAASAIGVSCGLALAIWANPSQFSILNSVLIYLGVFCLHSSVDLLNDYFDFKRGIDLRTKKTKFSGGTGVLPEGLLTPRSVYLAGIVFLLIGLTIGGLFVILKGYIIGIILCFAAISIVLYSTKLVDLGLGELFVGIKGTLIVIGTFYIQTSLVSVESIGLGVVAGLLSSMVLFINSIPDIKADREGGRRTLAIILDVYDSQAKFYFVMGLIMLTYLSALLFFNELDGNILSILPVILVLPLALKILVDFKRYLVSMKGDDESLNYVLIMRNAVLFSRLFGVALILGIIIVILNNIDVVR from the coding sequence TTGAATTTTCAATTAAATGTTTGGCTTAGAGCAATACGTTATAGATTTTTAGCTGCATCTGCTATTGGGGTTTCTTGCGGCCTAGCCTTGGCTATTTGGGCAAATCCATCCCAGTTCAGTATTTTAAATTCTGTTTTAATCTATTTAGGAGTATTTTGCCTTCATAGTAGTGTTGATCTATTAAATGACTATTTTGATTTCAAACGAGGAATTGATTTAAGGACAAAGAAAACGAAATTTAGTGGTGGGACAGGAGTATTACCGGAAGGGTTGTTAACTCCCAGAAGTGTTTACTTAGCAGGTATCGTATTTCTATTGATAGGTTTGACAATAGGGGGATTATTTGTCATCTTAAAAGGATACATTATTGGTATTATTCTTTGTTTTGCCGCAATCTCAATTGTACTCTATTCTACAAAACTAGTAGATCTGGGTTTGGGCGAGCTATTTGTAGGTATTAAAGGAACGTTAATAGTTATAGGAACCTTTTATATCCAAACATCTTTAGTATCGGTGGAATCAATTGGTTTGGGAGTTGTTGCAGGCCTACTTTCGTCAATGGTCTTGTTTATTAATTCAATACCCGATATAAAGGCAGACAGAGAAGGAGGTAGAAGGACCTTGGCCATAATTTTGGATGTGTATGACAGCCAGGCCAAGTTTTATTTTGTTATGGGTTTGATCATGTTGACTTATTTGTCTGCATTACTTTTTTTTAATGAACTAGATGGCAATATTCTTTCAATTCTTCCTGTTATCTTAGTATTGCCATTGGCATTGAAAATATTGGTAGACTTCAAAAGATATCTAGTCAGCATGAAAGGTGATGATGAAAGTTTGAATTATGTTTTGATAATGCGCAATGCTGTCTTGTTTTCACGCTTATTTGGAGTGGCATTAATACTTGGAATTATTATAGTAATCTTGAACAATATCGACGTGGTGAGATGA
- a CDS encoding isocitrate/isopropylmalate dehydrogenase family protein: MATYNISLLVGDGIGPELSTCAEEILQYIHDNSNRLKFNITKVEAGDNAKQKYGKALPNEAFDKIKNSQACLKSPVGESAADVVLVLRRYFDLYANVRPSKNYANIPSISSNVDMVTVRENTEDLYLGWEFFSDDDTVISLRKISKVASRRIAEYAFKIANSRKGKKVTIVHKSNVLRLSDRLFIDMSKEIAKKYPNIEFEEMYVDACSMELIRDPNRFDTILTSNLFGDIISDEAAQVTGSIGLAPAANVGKDFAMFEPVHGAAFDIAGKNVANPTSFILAIKMMFDWLGEKCDDNDLKLQSIKFENSIDEMFTKNIKTKDIGGTLSTAEFNQSFLKILKDKGID, from the coding sequence ATGGCCACTTACAATATTTCACTATTAGTAGGAGACGGCATAGGTCCCGAACTGTCTACTTGTGCTGAAGAAATCCTACAATATATTCATGACAACTCGAATAGATTGAAATTCAATATTACAAAAGTAGAAGCAGGAGACAATGCCAAACAAAAATATGGAAAGGCGTTACCAAATGAAGCGTTTGACAAGATAAAAAATTCTCAAGCATGTCTAAAATCCCCAGTCGGAGAATCGGCTGCTGACGTTGTATTAGTATTAAGAAGATATTTTGATCTTTATGCAAATGTAAGGCCTTCTAAAAATTACGCCAATATTCCATCCATTTCAAGCAATGTGGACATGGTCACCGTTAGAGAGAACACTGAGGATTTGTACCTTGGTTGGGAATTCTTTTCTGATGATGATACAGTAATATCACTCCGCAAAATTAGCAAGGTTGCTTCAAGAAGAATTGCAGAATACGCTTTTAAAATAGCAAATTCCAGAAAAGGCAAGAAGGTAACGATAGTTCACAAATCAAATGTTTTAAGATTAAGTGACAGATTGTTCATTGACATGTCCAAAGAAATTGCCAAAAAATATCCAAATATAGAATTTGAGGAGATGTATGTAGATGCATGCTCAATGGAGCTCATAAGAGATCCAAATAGATTTGACACGATTCTAACCTCAAATCTATTTGGTGATATAATATCAGATGAAGCTGCACAGGTAACAGGAAGTATTGGCCTTGCTCCAGCCGCAAATGTCGGCAAAGACTTTGCAATGTTTGAACCAGTACATGGTGCTGCATTTGATATAGCAGGTAAGAACGTTGCCAATCCAACTTCATTCATTTTGGCAATAAAAATGATGTTTGACTGGCTTGGCGAAAAATGTGATGATAACGACCTGAAATTGCAATCAATCAAGTTTGAGAATTCGATCGACGAAATGTTTACTAAAAATATAAAGACGAAAGATATTGGCGGCACACTTTCAACTGCCGAGTTTAATCAAAGTTTCTTGAAGATCCTAAAAGACAAAGGAATTGACTAG
- a CDS encoding ABC transporter ATP-binding protein has translation MSKLELKNITKAFAVNSSAGEKKRVLAVDNVNLSIEEGQFVCFVGPSGCGKSTLLNIIAGLDKPTEGELILNGRPVSGTGPDRIMVFQENALFPWLSVIDNVEFGLKMVGVEKEKRNQIAMHYLEMMDLSKFSKSYTYQLSGGMKQRVAIARALVMDPDVLLMDEPFAALDSQTRDLLLVELQLIWAKTRKTIVFVTHNISESICLGDKVVVFTKRPAKVKKEITIDYRRPRLTEDSNLFEYNRLVLDELKSEITPYKKSL, from the coding sequence TTGAGCAAGCTGGAATTGAAAAATATTACAAAAGCTTTTGCAGTAAATTCCTCTGCAGGAGAAAAAAAGAGAGTTTTGGCTGTAGATAATGTTAACCTTTCAATTGAAGAGGGGCAGTTTGTATGCTTTGTGGGACCTTCCGGATGCGGTAAATCAACTCTGCTAAATATTATCGCAGGCTTGGATAAGCCGACCGAAGGGGAATTAATATTAAATGGAAGACCTGTTTCTGGCACGGGTCCAGACCGTATAATGGTATTTCAGGAAAATGCTTTGTTTCCATGGCTAAGTGTTATAGACAACGTAGAATTCGGTTTAAAAATGGTGGGAGTAGAAAAAGAAAAGAGAAACCAGATAGCTATGCACTATTTAGAGATGATGGATCTCAGTAAATTTTCAAAGTCATATACTTATCAGTTATCAGGGGGTATGAAACAGAGAGTGGCAATTGCGAGAGCTTTGGTAATGGATCCAGATGTCTTATTGATGGACGAGCCTTTTGCTGCTCTTGATTCTCAAACTAGGGATCTATTGCTTGTTGAACTTCAATTAATTTGGGCTAAAACTAGGAAGACAATTGTTTTTGTAACTCATAATATTTCAGAATCTATTTGCCTTGGTGATAAAGTCGTCGTTTTTACCAAGCGACCTGCTAAGGTTAAAAAAGAAATAACAATAGATTATAGAAGACCACGTTTGACAGAAGATTCAAATCTCTTTGAATACAACCGCCTGGTTTTAGATGAATTAAAAAGTGAAATAACTCCTTACAAGAAGAGCCTGTAG
- a CDS encoding YHS domain-containing protein: MPVDPVCGIELAEDLATVLEFNGKKFYFCCEGCKRIFQKKPKKYSK; the protein is encoded by the coding sequence GTGCCAGTAGATCCTGTGTGCGGAATTGAACTAGCCGAAGACTTGGCCACTGTTTTGGAGTTTAATGGTAAGAAATTTTACTTTTGTTGCGAGGGATGTAAGAGAATTTTCCAAAAAAAGCCAAAGAAATATTCAAAGTAA
- the lsrF gene encoding 3-hydroxy-5-phosphonooxypentane-2,4-dione thiolase — MDWGMKNRFSQIIKPEDGRCVMLAVDHGYFLGPTERLENPRETIRPLLNLADSLMLTRGVLRSSVTPESNTPIVLRVSGGSSIIGEDLSKETITTSIDEAIRLNASCLALSIFVGSKYEYQTLKNLAKLVNEGEKYGIPVLAVTAVGKEMARDARYLGLACRIAAELGAHIIKTYHCVDFRKVVDGCPVPVIIAGGKKLAERDALQLTYNAITDGASGVDMGRNIWQSDNPVAMIKAVRKIVHENFTAQQAYDHYLDLIGLKNTIRKGTSART; from the coding sequence ATGGACTGGGGAATGAAAAACAGATTTTCACAAATAATAAAGCCCGAAGATGGACGGTGTGTCATGCTTGCAGTTGACCATGGATATTTTTTGGGACCCACAGAAAGACTCGAAAATCCGAGGGAAACTATTAGACCACTTTTGAATCTTGCAGACTCGTTAATGTTGACCAGAGGAGTACTTCGATCATCAGTTACTCCTGAAAGTAACACACCTATTGTGTTAAGGGTATCAGGTGGCTCCAGTATAATAGGAGAAGATCTTTCTAAGGAAACAATTACTACTTCCATCGATGAAGCAATAAGACTTAATGCTTCTTGTCTAGCATTGTCGATCTTTGTCGGTAGCAAATATGAATATCAGACTCTAAAGAATCTTGCAAAACTCGTAAACGAAGGTGAGAAATATGGAATACCCGTTTTGGCAGTTACTGCAGTCGGAAAGGAAATGGCAAGAGACGCTAGGTATTTGGGACTAGCATGCAGGATTGCAGCCGAGTTGGGAGCTCATATCATAAAAACGTACCATTGTGTAGATTTCAGAAAAGTAGTTGACGGGTGCCCTGTCCCTGTAATTATAGCTGGAGGAAAGAAATTGGCAGAAAGAGATGCATTACAGCTAACCTATAATGCCATCACCGACGGTGCTTCTGGGGTAGACATGGGCAGAAACATATGGCAGTCAGACAATCCAGTAGCGATGATAAAGGCGGTAAGGAAGATAGTGCATGAAAATTTTACAGCCCAGCAAGCGTATGATCATTATTTGGACCTTATTGGTTTAAAAAACACAATTAGAAAAGGTACTTCAGCGAGGACTTGA
- a CDS encoding NUDIX hydrolase produces the protein MLSEKKFCELVHRKIPMPRDRCAFNLPEKFGTSKDETSSVLVIVYYDQMNIPVVIFTKRSSKLRNHAGEISFPGGRIAACDNSLLDTAIRETYEEIGLLVSKENVLGCLTPTNTYTTKILIFPFVVIMTSKQDKFIPNEEVEEIIEIPLEKLIQSVELDNEHSSSNYQMYRFLVGGHLIWGATARILKNLLELIDNENKITSDDA, from the coding sequence TTGCTGTCAGAAAAAAAATTTTGTGAACTAGTACATAGAAAAATACCCATGCCTAGGGATAGATGTGCATTCAATTTGCCTGAGAAATTTGGAACAAGTAAAGATGAGACTTCAAGTGTTTTGGTAATAGTTTATTATGATCAGATGAACATTCCGGTTGTTATTTTCACTAAGAGGAGTTCTAAATTAAGAAATCATGCAGGAGAAATATCTTTTCCTGGAGGCAGAATTGCTGCTTGCGATAATTCTTTATTGGATACAGCCATAAGAGAGACTTATGAAGAAATAGGTCTACTGGTCAGTAAAGAGAATGTATTGGGATGCCTCACCCCAACTAATACCTATACAACAAAGATATTGATTTTTCCATTTGTTGTGATTATGACAAGCAAACAAGATAAATTTATACCAAATGAAGAGGTTGAAGAAATCATTGAGATACCTTTGGAAAAATTGATACAATCAGTAGAATTAGATAATGAACATTCAAGCTCGAACTATCAAATGTACAGATTCTTAGTAGGGGGTCACTTGATATGGGGTGCTACAGCAAGGATTTTAAAAAATCTCTTGGAGCTGATCGATAATGAAAATAAAATTACAAGTGATGATGCCTAG
- the ilvN gene encoding acetolactate synthase small subunit: MIDKKSIFDEDPNKMYILSVIVENKPGVLFRVTNLFRSRNFNIESITVGLTEKPDLSRMTITTVSDVKTLEQLVKQLRKLIDVIQINVLNKENAVYRELALIKLNAKDPTTRIEIANFASIYRGNITDISNETITVEIIGTPDKIDAFKNLVSSYGIIQLARTGVSALPRGAVDDDL, translated from the coding sequence ATGATAGACAAAAAATCAATTTTTGATGAAGACCCAAATAAGATGTATATTCTTTCAGTAATTGTAGAAAATAAACCTGGTGTTTTATTTAGAGTCACCAATCTTTTCAGATCAAGGAATTTCAATATAGAAAGCATAACGGTAGGATTAACCGAAAAACCAGACCTTTCTCGAATGACAATTACTACTGTATCAGATGTAAAGACTTTAGAACAACTTGTAAAACAGTTGCGAAAGTTGATTGATGTTATTCAGATAAATGTATTAAATAAAGAGAATGCTGTGTACCGGGAATTAGCCTTAATCAAGTTGAATGCCAAGGATCCAACTACAAGAATCGAGATAGCAAATTTCGCCTCAATATACAGAGGAAATATAACGGACATAAGTAATGAAACTATTACAGTAGAAATAATCGGTACTCCTGACAAGATAGATGCGTTTAAGAATTTGGTTTCAAGTTATGGTATCATTCAGTTAGCCCGTACGGGTGTATCCGCTTTACCGCGAGGAGCAGTAGACGATGACCTTTAG
- a CDS encoding aldo/keto reductase, which translates to MSFDKKFYPGHSTSLGTTTFKDRAIRKGVHESHFKLVEDLYLSSLGMGTYLGNLSSTDNENLESSLYKSVKEGCINVIDTALNYRSMLSEKSIGRAVDRLMKEGIVQRNELFICTKNGYFTNDGDYNHVDIESYLKVMYIDRNIVDYGDISPSYNIMNPDYIANCIDRSLCNMGLESIDLVYIHNSFESWYDQVEKETYNEMLSKVFKVYEEYRKRGKIRYYGMATWNCFTAQPRNPNYLSLRDVVKIANEVGGTDNGFKFIQLPYNSLMTEAFTYRNQKVEESSEDVSILEAANRLGIHVFTSIPLFQGKLLILKINDRFLSNLPYESLRLLQFVRSTPGIVAPLVGQKSSDHTNQNILISRYPTLTHSEFEDVLNRFESVRKNQFR; encoded by the coding sequence GTGTCGTTTGATAAGAAATTCTATCCTGGTCACTCTACTTCCTTGGGTACGACGACTTTTAAAGACAGGGCTATTCGAAAAGGTGTACATGAGTCTCATTTTAAACTTGTAGAGGATTTATATCTTTCATCTCTTGGAATGGGAACATATTTGGGGAACCTTTCCTCAACGGATAACGAGAATCTGGAATCTTCACTCTACAAGAGCGTGAAGGAAGGTTGCATAAACGTTATCGATACGGCATTAAACTATCGCTCGATGCTTTCTGAAAAGAGTATCGGTCGTGCAGTTGATAGACTCATGAAGGAAGGAATTGTTCAAAGAAATGAGCTGTTTATTTGCACAAAAAACGGATATTTTACTAATGATGGTGACTATAATCATGTAGACATCGAGTCGTATCTAAAAGTGATGTATATAGATAGAAATATTGTCGATTATGGTGATATAAGCCCCTCTTATAATATTATGAATCCTGATTACATAGCAAATTGTATTGATAGGTCCTTATGCAATATGGGTCTTGAATCAATTGATTTGGTGTACATCCATAATTCTTTTGAGAGCTGGTACGATCAGGTAGAAAAAGAAACATACAATGAGATGCTTTCAAAGGTTTTCAAGGTTTATGAAGAGTACCGGAAGAGAGGTAAAATTCGGTATTATGGTATGGCAACTTGGAATTGTTTTACTGCTCAACCAAGAAACCCAAATTACCTTTCTTTAAGAGACGTAGTAAAGATTGCAAACGAAGTTGGGGGAACAGACAATGGATTCAAGTTCATACAATTACCTTATAATTCCCTTATGACAGAGGCTTTTACATATAGAAATCAAAAAGTTGAGGAATCTTCCGAAGATGTCTCAATCTTGGAAGCAGCAAATCGTTTAGGTATTCACGTATTTACAAGTATCCCCTTGTTTCAAGGCAAGCTCCTAATCTTAAAAATAAACGATAGATTTCTCTCTAACTTACCATACGAGTCACTTAGATTGTTGCAATTTGTGCGTTCCACTCCAGGCATTGTAGCACCCCTTGTAGGTCAGAAAAGTAGTGACCATACAAATCAAAATATTTTAATCTCAAGGTACCCTACACTAACTCATTCCGAGTTCGAAGATGTTTTGAATAGATTTGAATCTGTAAGAAAAAATCAATTTAGATAG
- a CDS encoding 2-isopropylmalate synthase, with protein MTFSNTIRIFDTTLRDGEQTPGVTVSPDQKLEIAMKLDELGVDTIEAGFPVVSPGEMQAIKKIVKQGLRAEVCGLARTTKNDIDTALISDLKYIHTFIATSDIHMQYKLKMSREQVLEKALFAVEYAKKHGMIVEFSAEDATRSDRAFLNKIFKAVAEAGADRIDIPDTVGYSTPQYMSKLVTDVINSTGLPVSVHCHNDFGLAVANSIAGFQAGAKCAHVTINGLGERAGNASLEELVMACQCLYKLKHNIKTELLYEVSKFVSSAMGIIVQPNKAIIGENAFGHESGIHTHGIINNPLTYEPISPELVGRKRWMQAGKHAGAHGIKAILDEFGISTNEAQLKEIVEKQKVIADAGKSITTSDLLSLASEVIKNKRFDESFKLNDFHIVTGLNIIPTAVVKLNIHDKDFIASETGVGPVDAALKAIQTIAHGIANIKIREYKLDSITGGSDALAEVSVKVEDKEGNIISARKSGEDIVVTSVQAMIDAINKTMLKKLIEKNN; from the coding sequence ATGACCTTTAGTAACACGATCAGGATTTTTGATACTACATTAAGGGACGGAGAGCAGACGCCTGGTGTTACTGTTTCACCAGATCAAAAGCTTGAAATAGCTATGAAATTAGATGAATTGGGGGTAGATACTATAGAGGCAGGTTTCCCCGTTGTATCACCTGGTGAGATGCAGGCAATTAAAAAAATAGTGAAACAAGGCCTCCGAGCCGAAGTATGTGGACTGGCCCGTACTACAAAAAACGACATAGACACAGCGTTAATTAGTGATTTGAAGTATATTCATACATTCATAGCGACCTCCGATATTCACATGCAATACAAGCTTAAGATGAGCAGAGAACAGGTTTTGGAAAAAGCCCTCTTTGCAGTGGAGTACGCAAAAAAGCATGGGATGATAGTAGAATTTTCGGCAGAGGATGCTACAAGAAGCGACAGAGCTTTCTTAAACAAAATTTTTAAGGCAGTTGCAGAAGCCGGGGCTGATAGAATAGATATCCCAGATACTGTCGGTTACAGTACTCCACAATACATGTCAAAATTAGTAACGGATGTGATAAACTCTACAGGTCTACCAGTGAGCGTTCACTGTCACAACGATTTCGGATTAGCCGTTGCAAACTCTATCGCAGGATTTCAGGCTGGCGCCAAGTGTGCACATGTAACTATCAACGGACTAGGAGAGAGAGCAGGCAATGCATCCCTAGAGGAACTTGTAATGGCATGTCAATGTCTTTACAAATTAAAACACAACATAAAAACAGAACTCTTGTATGAAGTATCTAAATTCGTATCTAGTGCAATGGGAATCATTGTACAACCAAATAAGGCAATTATCGGCGAGAATGCATTTGGTCATGAATCTGGAATTCATACTCACGGTATCATCAATAATCCCTTAACATATGAACCAATTAGTCCAGAACTTGTTGGAAGAAAACGTTGGATGCAAGCTGGAAAACATGCCGGTGCGCATGGTATAAAAGCAATACTGGATGAATTTGGAATTAGTACTAACGAGGCTCAATTAAAAGAGATTGTAGAAAAACAAAAGGTAATTGCAGACGCTGGTAAATCGATAACAACTTCCGACCTTTTGTCACTGGCTTCGGAGGTGATTAAAAATAAGCGGTTTGACGAGAGTTTTAAGTTAAATGACTTCCATATTGTTACTGGATTGAACATCATTCCTACCGCAGTAGTAAAGCTGAATATTCATGATAAAGATTTTATAGCTTCTGAAACCGGCGTTGGTCCCGTTGATGCAGCATTGAAGGCGATTCAAACCATAGCTCATGGAATAGCAAATATCAAGATAAGAGAATACAAGCTTGATTCTATCACTGGTGGCTCTGATGCGCTTGCTGAGGTTTCCGTTAAAGTAGAGGACAAGGAAGGCAATATAATTTCAGCCAGAAAATCTGGCGAAGACATTGTAGTAACATCAGTTCAAGCAATGATTGATGCTATCAACAAGACAATGCTTAAAAAATTGATAGAAAAAAATAACTAG
- the ilvB gene encoding biosynthetic-type acetolactate synthase large subunit, with product MVEMSGASALMAALEKEKVEYIFGLPGGANLPIYDALVDSKIRHILVRHEQSAAHMADGYARIKRKAGVCFATSGPGATNLVTGIATAYADSSPIIAVTGQVALPMIGKDAFQETDIIGVTNPITKYAFQPRKATEIPEMVKKSFYIAESGRPGPVLLDIPKDVQQEVANMEFPDYIKVRGYNPVVDADLSEINKACELLLKAEKPIIMAGGGVILSGAFSELQALAELLSIPVVTTFKGKGAFPENHQLALGPIGMHGHAEANKMVLEADCIVAIGARFSDRTVGRFDEFGKDINVIHFDVDPAEIGKNKSVNAAVIGDVKSSLRSLIKLIPKNFKRNEEISKLWLARKRELVTYYEDSIKDYSREITAKKSLKKLREILPPEGIVTTEVGQCQMWASLHFDVITPGTFFSSTGLGTMGFGFPASIGAKAAKSSVPVVDIAGDGSFSMTENSLAVSVLENLPVIVFLLNNQMLGMVAQWQRTFYNRRYSGVHQKNCPDYCKLAESYGAQAFRVGSMDELEKALKNSIKSDVATVIDIPIDPDEDVYPFVAPGTGLKDMIIGA from the coding sequence ATGGTTGAGATGTCTGGTGCTTCAGCCTTAATGGCTGCATTAGAAAAAGAGAAAGTCGAATACATATTTGGACTTCCAGGTGGAGCTAATCTCCCAATTTATGATGCTCTCGTTGATTCCAAAATAAGACATATACTGGTTCGGCATGAGCAGTCGGCAGCTCATATGGCTGATGGATATGCAAGAATAAAAAGGAAAGCAGGAGTATGCTTTGCTACTTCTGGCCCAGGTGCGACGAATTTGGTGACAGGAATAGCGACTGCTTATGCTGATTCTTCTCCAATTATTGCTGTAACGGGGCAAGTTGCTTTGCCAATGATAGGTAAAGATGCCTTTCAAGAAACTGATATAATTGGAGTAACAAACCCAATTACAAAGTACGCTTTCCAACCTCGTAAAGCCACTGAGATACCAGAAATGGTAAAAAAATCATTTTATATTGCAGAAAGTGGAAGGCCTGGGCCTGTGCTTTTGGATATTCCTAAAGATGTGCAACAAGAGGTAGCCAATATGGAATTTCCTGATTATATCAAGGTAAGAGGCTATAATCCTGTAGTTGATGCAGATTTATCAGAGATCAATAAAGCTTGTGAACTGTTACTTAAAGCAGAAAAACCAATAATAATGGCTGGAGGAGGAGTAATACTTTCAGGTGCATTCTCTGAATTGCAGGCGTTGGCTGAATTACTATCTATTCCGGTGGTAACAACATTTAAGGGAAAAGGAGCCTTTCCCGAGAATCATCAGTTGGCTTTGGGACCCATAGGAATGCACGGACACGCAGAAGCAAACAAAATGGTATTAGAAGCTGACTGCATAGTGGCCATTGGAGCGAGATTCTCTGACAGGACTGTGGGGAGGTTTGACGAATTTGGAAAGGATATTAATGTTATCCATTTTGATGTTGACCCAGCAGAGATAGGAAAAAATAAATCAGTAAATGCTGCTGTTATAGGAGATGTCAAATCCTCTCTGAGATCACTTATTAAGCTTATTCCCAAGAATTTTAAGAGAAATGAAGAAATATCAAAGTTGTGGTTGGCAAGAAAAAGAGAATTGGTAACCTATTATGAGGATAGTATCAAAGATTATTCTCGAGAAATTACTGCCAAAAAATCATTAAAGAAATTGCGCGAAATACTTCCTCCTGAAGGTATCGTTACTACCGAAGTCGGTCAATGCCAAATGTGGGCATCGCTTCATTTTGATGTGATAACACCTGGAACCTTTTTTAGTTCAACGGGCCTAGGAACAATGGGATTTGGTTTTCCAGCTTCCATAGGTGCAAAGGCAGCAAAAAGTAGTGTTCCAGTTGTAGATATAGCAGGCGATGGATCATTTAGCATGACAGAAAACTCTCTTGCCGTTTCGGTTTTAGAAAACTTGCCTGTTATCGTATTCTTACTCAACAATCAAATGCTTGGAATGGTTGCTCAATGGCAAAGAACTTTCTATAACAGACGATATAGCGGAGTCCATCAAAAGAATTGCCCGGATTATTGTAAACTTGCTGAATCGTACGGAGCACAGGCATTCAGAGTTGGGTCAATGGATGAACTTGAAAAGGCATTAAAAAATTCGATAAAATCAGATGTTGCTACTGTTATTGATATACCAATCGATCCGGATGAAGATGTTTATCCATTTGTCGCACCAGGAACCGGCCTTAAGGACATGATTATTGGAGCGTGA